One window from the genome of Paenibacillus azoreducens encodes:
- a CDS encoding PolC-type DNA polymerase III produces the protein MDKSDEKRKRFELLMKQGEIPPGLIDPYFLDGCIERVEISRTNQEWVIFISKESLVPAEAYRNFCLKLRDKLQHIAKISFVFKYHSSVDPEEIVNTYWNLFLEWVHREVPSVNGWMARAGHELDGDTLLVTMSDNTSLELARKKKIDQAIIRFYQQYFALSLHVKVQVGEISRDAYEEFEQKKLQEEREVIQQMMSSLEAEARSEEEDGEEVRLQVGYDIKDQPVPIQEIQDEEKKITIQGTIFGLDSKELRNGSTLFMFNLTDFSDSLQMKMFAKTKEDLKIMSLLANGKWVKARGRVEYDRFMQIPELVMIPSDLVEVQAPPARKDNAPEKRVEFHLHSTMSTMDAVTPVDQYIKTAAKWGHKAIAITDHGGVQCYPDAAKAAKKNGIKMIYGVEANVVNDSVPVVLQPQPIELKSATYIVFDIETTGLSITNSKITELAAVKMHEGQEIGRYATFVNPHEKIPYHIQQLTNITDEMVKDAPDLEPVLKEFVKFVGDGILVAHNARFDVGFIQASLKEYGMPQLDNPALDTLELARLLHPTMKNHRLNTLADKYKVLLESHHRAIDDTIALAGILNGLLADAEKIKGLTMLDRLNDYVGTDLSNTRPFHCGIYALNMTGKKNLFKLISMSHTEYFKRVPCLPKSKLEEMREGLLIISGCEKGEFFETVLNKTVEEAIEVAQFYDILEIQPLTMYMHLVDKGLVGSPTELKAAIKTICDIGEKLNKPVIATGNVHYLNPGDKLFRDITIHGITGFSPLKDIRKPDAHLRTTDEMLEEFEFLGKEKAMEVVVKNTNDLADRFEELELFPDKLFTPIIEGADEEIRNTCYETARSIYGEELPEVVVARLEKELEPIIKYGFSANYLISERLVKKSNRDGYLVGSRGSVGSSVVATFLGISEVNPLPAHYICKNEDCKYSEWFLDGSVPSGFDLPDKTCPKCGGHLKGEGQDIPFETFLGFKGDKVPDIDLNFSGEYQPHAHNYTKEIFGEKCVFRAGTIGTVAEKTAFGYAKKYEEDHHKKWRGAELSRLAAGCTGVKRSTGQHPGGIVVVPDYMEVEDITPVQYPADDTSAEWKTTHFDYHAFDANLLKLDILGHDDPTMMRMLQDLTGVDPTTIPMNDPKVMSMFNSTEALGVTPEQIRTPVATYGVPEMGTKFVRQMLIESKPSSFADLLQISGLSHGTGVWLGNAQELIKNGTCNIKTVIGCRDDIMLFLIYKAGMDASLAFKITESVRKGKGLTPEWIEEMKKCKVPQWYIDSCLKIQYMFPKAHAAAYVISAVRTAFFKLYYPIHYYATYFSVRAEDFDIELCCQGYDAIYRQIEEIEQKGFQATTKEKSMLSVLEMALEMTARGFSFKNLDLYRSEATRFIVDEDSLIPPFSAMQGIGENAARNIAAAREQGEFLSIEDFQQKSKASKSIIELLTQMGCFRGLPESNQLSLF, from the coding sequence ATGGACAAGTCTGACGAGAAGAGAAAACGGTTTGAGCTTCTGATGAAGCAGGGTGAAATCCCCCCCGGACTGATCGATCCTTATTTTTTGGACGGATGCATTGAGCGGGTTGAAATCAGCCGGACCAATCAGGAGTGGGTCATTTTCATCTCCAAGGAAAGTTTGGTGCCTGCGGAAGCATACCGGAATTTTTGCCTGAAGCTTCGGGATAAACTGCAGCATATCGCTAAAATATCGTTTGTTTTCAAATATCATTCTTCCGTGGATCCCGAAGAGATTGTAAACACATATTGGAATTTGTTCTTGGAGTGGGTTCACAGGGAGGTCCCTTCTGTGAACGGCTGGATGGCGAGAGCCGGGCATGAACTCGACGGGGACACGCTGCTCGTCACCATGTCTGACAACACCTCGCTGGAGCTGGCCCGCAAAAAGAAAATCGATCAGGCCATTATCCGGTTTTATCAGCAATATTTTGCGCTTTCGCTTCATGTCAAAGTTCAGGTTGGAGAAATCAGCAGGGACGCTTATGAAGAATTTGAGCAGAAGAAACTTCAGGAGGAACGCGAAGTCATCCAGCAGATGATGTCCAGCCTGGAAGCCGAAGCGCGCAGCGAAGAGGAAGATGGCGAAGAGGTCCGCCTACAGGTCGGCTACGATATCAAGGATCAGCCCGTGCCGATCCAGGAGATTCAGGATGAAGAAAAGAAAATTACGATTCAGGGCACCATCTTCGGGTTGGACAGCAAGGAACTTCGCAATGGCAGCACCTTGTTTATGTTTAATCTCACCGACTTCAGTGACTCTTTGCAAATGAAGATGTTTGCAAAGACGAAGGAAGATCTTAAAATTATGAGTTTGCTGGCGAACGGCAAGTGGGTTAAAGCGCGCGGGCGCGTTGAATATGACCGCTTTATGCAGATTCCCGAGCTTGTGATGATCCCTTCGGATTTGGTGGAGGTACAGGCACCGCCTGCACGCAAAGACAATGCCCCCGAGAAGCGCGTGGAATTTCATTTGCATTCGACTATGAGTACGATGGATGCGGTAACGCCGGTCGACCAATATATCAAAACAGCGGCCAAATGGGGACATAAAGCGATTGCCATTACCGATCATGGAGGTGTGCAGTGCTATCCCGACGCAGCCAAAGCAGCGAAAAAGAACGGTATCAAAATGATCTACGGCGTAGAGGCCAATGTGGTGAATGACTCCGTACCGGTCGTGCTGCAGCCGCAGCCGATCGAGCTGAAATCGGCCACCTATATCGTATTTGATATCGAGACCACCGGTCTGTCGATTACGAACAGTAAAATTACGGAGCTTGCCGCCGTCAAAATGCATGAAGGACAGGAAATCGGCAGGTATGCCACCTTCGTCAATCCGCATGAAAAGATCCCGTATCATATCCAGCAGCTGACCAATATTACGGATGAGATGGTCAAGGATGCGCCTGATCTGGAACCGGTTCTGAAGGAATTCGTTAAGTTTGTAGGCGACGGCATTCTTGTGGCCCATAACGCACGTTTTGACGTTGGCTTCATTCAAGCTTCCCTGAAAGAGTACGGTATGCCGCAGCTGGACAATCCGGCCTTGGATACGCTGGAGCTGGCCCGTTTGCTTCATCCGACCATGAAGAATCACCGGCTGAATACCCTGGCAGATAAATACAAGGTGCTGCTGGAAAGCCATCACCGGGCCATTGATGATACCATTGCGCTGGCCGGCATTTTGAACGGCCTTTTGGCTGATGCTGAGAAAATCAAGGGACTGACCATGCTCGACCGTCTGAATGATTATGTCGGCACGGACTTGTCCAACACCCGTCCATTTCACTGCGGTATTTACGCGTTGAATATGACGGGCAAGAAGAACTTATTTAAACTTATTTCGATGTCCCATACCGAATACTTTAAGCGGGTACCTTGCCTTCCGAAATCCAAGCTGGAGGAAATGCGGGAAGGTCTCCTCATTATATCCGGCTGTGAGAAAGGCGAGTTTTTTGAAACGGTGCTGAACAAGACGGTAGAGGAAGCCATTGAAGTGGCTCAATTCTACGATATTCTTGAAATCCAGCCGCTGACCATGTACATGCATCTGGTGGACAAAGGATTGGTAGGCAGCCCGACAGAGCTGAAGGCGGCCATCAAAACGATCTGCGATATAGGCGAGAAGCTGAACAAGCCTGTCATTGCAACAGGCAATGTGCACTACCTTAATCCGGGGGACAAGCTGTTCCGTGATATTACGATCCATGGCATTACCGGATTCAGTCCGCTGAAGGATATCCGTAAACCGGATGCCCATTTGCGTACAACAGATGAAATGCTGGAAGAATTTGAGTTCCTGGGCAAGGAGAAGGCCATGGAGGTCGTGGTCAAGAATACCAATGATCTGGCTGATCGTTTTGAAGAGCTGGAATTGTTCCCTGACAAGCTATTTACGCCGATTATCGAAGGCGCGGATGAAGAAATCCGCAATACCTGCTATGAAACGGCAAGATCGATTTATGGGGAAGAGCTGCCGGAGGTGGTTGTTGCACGTCTGGAAAAAGAGCTTGAACCGATTATTAAATACGGCTTCTCGGCCAACTACCTGATCTCGGAACGTTTGGTTAAGAAATCGAATCGAGACGGTTATCTGGTCGGTTCCCGTGGTTCCGTCGGCTCCTCTGTCGTTGCTACGTTCCTCGGCATTTCCGAAGTTAACCCGCTCCCGGCGCATTATATATGCAAGAACGAGGATTGCAAGTACAGCGAGTGGTTCCTTGACGGCAGCGTACCGAGCGGATTTGACCTTCCAGACAAAACCTGTCCGAAATGCGGAGGCCATCTAAAGGGGGAAGGCCAGGATATTCCATTTGAGACCTTCCTCGGCTTTAAGGGCGACAAGGTTCCCGATATCGACCTTAACTTTTCGGGTGAATATCAGCCTCATGCTCATAACTATACTAAGGAGATATTCGGCGAGAAATGCGTGTTCCGTGCCGGAACGATCGGTACGGTAGCCGAGAAAACGGCCTTTGGTTATGCGAAAAAGTATGAAGAAGACCACCATAAGAAATGGCGCGGAGCCGAGCTGAGCCGCCTGGCTGCAGGCTGTACAGGCGTTAAACGCAGCACGGGCCAGCATCCAGGTGGTATCGTCGTCGTTCCGGATTACATGGAGGTTGAGGATATTACTCCTGTCCAGTATCCGGCGGATGATACCAGCGCGGAATGGAAGACGACCCACTTCGATTATCACGCTTTCGATGCGAACTTGCTCAAACTCGATATTCTGGGGCATGATGATCCGACGATGATGCGGATGCTGCAGGACTTGACGGGGGTCGATCCGACCACCATTCCAATGAATGACCCGAAAGTGATGAGCATGTTTAACTCGACCGAGGCGCTCGGAGTGACGCCCGAGCAGATCAGGACTCCGGTCGCCACATACGGCGTGCCGGAGATGGGGACGAAGTTCGTCCGCCAGATGCTGATCGAATCGAAACCTTCTTCTTTTGCCGATTTGCTGCAAATATCGGGTTTGTCCCACGGAACGGGAGTTTGGCTGGGCAACGCTCAGGAACTGATCAAAAACGGAACCTGCAACATCAAAACGGTAATCGGTTGTCGTGATGATATTATGCTCTTTCTGATTTACAAAGCGGGAATGGATGCCAGTCTGGCCTTTAAAATTACGGAAAGCGTGCGGAAGGGCAAGGGGCTGACGCCGGAATGGATCGAGGAGATGAAAAAATGCAAAGTGCCGCAATGGTACATTGATTCATGCCTGAAGATCCAGTACATGTTCCCGAAAGCACACGCTGCCGCATATGTTATTTCAGCGGTGCGGACGGCATTTTTCAAACTGTATTATCCGATCCATTATTATGCGACCTATTTCTCGGTTCGCGCCGAGGATTTTGATATCGAACTTTGCTGCCAGGGTTACGATGCGATTTACCGCCAGATTGAAGAAATCGAGCAGAAGGGATTCCAAGCTACCACCAAAGAGAAAAGCATGCTTTCGGTGCTGGAAATGGCGCTTGAAATGACCGCACGCGGCTTCAGCTTCAAGAACCTGGATCTATACCGCTCGGAGGCAACCCGATTTATCGTTGATGAAGATTCCTTGATTCCTCCGTTTTCGGCGATGCAGGGGATCGGGGAAAACGCGGCGCGCAACATTGCGGCCGCCCGCGAACAGGGGGAATTCCTGTCGATCGAGGATTTCCAACAGAAGTCCAAAGCGAGTAAGTCGATTATTGAACTGCTGACACAAATGGGCTGCTTCCGCGGCCTTCCGGAAAGCAACCAGTTATCTTTATTCTAA
- the proS gene encoding proline--tRNA ligase produces MANDKQFVTEITPQEEDFSRWYIDVIKKADLMDYSPVRGCIVFRPDGYEIWEHIQRELDRRFKETGHRNAYFPLFIPESFFQKEKEHVEGFNPELPWVTEAGGDKLEERLAIRPTSETMFGHMYAKWIQSYRDLPVLINQWANVVRWEKRTLPFLRTSEFLWQEGHTAHETEEEAREETMKMLEVYRDFVEEYLAIPVITGQKTPSEKFAGAVETYSIEAMMKDGRAVQAGTSHYLGTNFAVAFDIQFLSRENKQEYVHTTSWGSSTRLIGSMIMVHGDDRGLALPPKVAPTQVIMVPIGPPKTWDAVVGRTDELFAELKKAGIRVRVDDRTDLRPGWKFNEYEMRGVPVRLEIGPRDMENGVCVLVSRISGEKKVVQQANLVEEVQTMLDQVQREMFERAKQFMNNNFYSVDTLEEMKASMEEKRGFSLAGWCGSEACESKVKEETGATSRNIPFNPSEEKHTCLVCGQPAKHTVVFARAY; encoded by the coding sequence ATGGCAAACGATAAACAATTTGTGACTGAGATTACGCCGCAGGAGGAAGATTTCTCGCGCTGGTATATCGATGTGATTAAAAAAGCAGATCTTATGGATTACTCGCCGGTCCGCGGCTGTATCGTGTTCCGTCCGGACGGTTATGAAATTTGGGAACATATTCAAAGAGAGCTGGATCGCCGTTTCAAAGAAACGGGACACCGCAACGCCTATTTCCCGCTCTTTATACCGGAGAGCTTCTTCCAAAAGGAAAAAGAGCATGTCGAAGGCTTTAATCCGGAGCTGCCTTGGGTAACCGAAGCGGGCGGCGACAAACTCGAGGAGCGTCTGGCGATCCGTCCAACCTCCGAAACGATGTTTGGGCATATGTATGCAAAATGGATCCAATCCTACCGCGATCTGCCCGTTTTGATCAACCAGTGGGCTAACGTCGTTAGATGGGAGAAACGGACGCTGCCGTTCCTCCGTACCAGCGAGTTTTTATGGCAGGAAGGCCATACGGCTCACGAGACGGAAGAAGAAGCGCGCGAAGAAACGATGAAAATGCTCGAGGTTTATCGCGACTTCGTGGAAGAATATTTGGCAATTCCGGTCATTACAGGGCAAAAAACGCCGTCCGAGAAATTTGCGGGCGCGGTGGAAACCTACTCGATCGAAGCGATGATGAAGGATGGACGTGCCGTGCAGGCCGGAACATCCCATTATCTTGGAACCAATTTCGCGGTGGCTTTCGACATTCAATTTTTAAGCCGCGAAAACAAACAGGAGTATGTTCATACGACCTCTTGGGGATCAAGCACGCGCTTAATCGGCTCCATGATCATGGTGCATGGGGATGACCGCGGACTGGCGTTGCCGCCAAAAGTGGCTCCTACCCAGGTAATCATGGTTCCGATCGGACCGCCCAAAACATGGGATGCCGTCGTGGGACGTACGGACGAATTGTTTGCTGAACTGAAAAAAGCAGGCATTCGCGTACGTGTTGACGACCGTACCGATTTGCGTCCAGGCTGGAAATTTAACGAATACGAAATGCGCGGAGTGCCTGTGCGTCTCGAAATCGGACCCCGCGACATGGAGAACGGCGTCTGCGTGCTTGTATCACGGATTAGCGGCGAGAAAAAAGTGGTGCAGCAGGCCAACCTTGTCGAAGAGGTTCAAACGATGCTGGATCAGGTACAGCGCGAAATGTTCGAACGTGCGAAGCAGTTTATGAACAATAATTTTTATTCCGTTGATACGCTGGAAGAAATGAAGGCAAGCATGGAAGAAAAACGCGGTTTCTCCCTGGCCGGCTGGTGCGGCTCGGAAGCATGCGAAAGCAAGGTGAAGGAGGAAACTGGCGCGACGAGCCGGAACATTCCGTTTAACCCTTCCGAAGAAAAGCATACCTGCCTGGTTTGCGGGCAACCTGCCAAACATACGGTCGTTTTTGCCAGAGCGTATTAA